From Sphingopyxis sp. USTB-05, the proteins below share one genomic window:
- a CDS encoding TetR/AcrR family transcriptional regulator: MSTPESDLCQIDRPSPRERRQSAILDAAESLFLEQGYERTSLAEIVKLSGGSLATLYELFGNKQGLLHAIATRWCDEAMLRSLDDEATRTLSSVETLKAYAHRQSELMESPRAVALMRMLISESLRDRAFALQIYRDLHVPALDELTALFAEWAATGRAEFDDPEAAARLFFDIVVGDSMLNTLMGIEETWLDHDQIDWRLQPFISHFKVR, from the coding sequence TTGAGCACGCCGGAATCGGATTTATGTCAGATAGATAGGCCGTCGCCGCGCGAACGGCGGCAAAGCGCCATTCTGGACGCGGCGGAGTCGCTGTTCCTCGAACAGGGTTATGAACGCACCAGCCTTGCCGAAATCGTCAAGCTCTCGGGTGGGTCGCTCGCGACGCTTTACGAACTTTTCGGCAACAAGCAGGGGCTGCTCCATGCCATCGCGACGCGTTGGTGCGACGAAGCGATGCTTCGGTCGCTCGACGACGAGGCGACGCGGACCTTGTCGAGCGTCGAGACGCTGAAAGCCTATGCGCATCGCCAGAGCGAATTGATGGAATCGCCGCGCGCCGTCGCGCTGATGCGGATGCTGATCTCCGAAAGCTTGCGCGACCGCGCGTTTGCGCTTCAGATTTACCGCGACCTCCATGTGCCAGCGCTCGATGAATTGACCGCGTTGTTCGCCGAGTGGGCGGCGACGGGCAGGGCGGAATTCGATGATCCCGAAGCCGCCGCGCGGCTGTTCTTCGATATCGTCGTCGGCGATTCCATGCTGAACACTTTGATGGGGATCGAAGAGACCTGGCTCGATCACGACCAGATCGACTGGCGCCTCCAGCCCTTTATTTCTCACTTCAAGGTCCGATAA
- a CDS encoding MFS transporter, whose translation MASTALPSAADADEKPGLRSRTVAAYAATAGPTVILGLPFSVYLPPYIAEGGVISVALVGLLFSLTTIWDGVVDPLIGTMVDRVRTGLGAHRRWMLIALIPLALLLLALVTVGDRLPFAALFLMMIFFYSSYSLYEVAQLSWGSALVRSPADSALLYGMRDWFAKIALILAFAAPAAAQLLIPGISLQGRIMAYASLFLLMVPIALFAIRRVPARAVVAEPGIGWRHEIRASLSFPPLMLLFGVQFLNSFAFGSLTSLFVFFAAAVLDLDGQSAVLLFASFIGGALASPIWTLLARRFGKPPMMMAMGLLISGLLVTTLAQEPRGLAQAVGFSLMLGTGFVGLLFTYSMLADLIPQDAGRCGRNRSAFLFALLNLMQKFGVAAAIAVSYLLLDVVGFDPKNGAAAARELHLIFALQPTASWIVMVGLLILMQRELARAPEPALAIAARPK comes from the coding sequence TTGGCCAGTACTGCCCTGCCTTCGGCCGCGGATGCCGACGAAAAGCCGGGGCTGCGCTCGCGTACCGTTGCCGCTTATGCCGCGACAGCCGGGCCGACCGTAATCCTCGGCCTGCCGTTCAGTGTCTATCTGCCGCCCTATATCGCCGAGGGCGGTGTCATTTCGGTGGCCCTCGTCGGGCTGCTCTTCTCGCTGACGACCATCTGGGACGGCGTCGTCGATCCGCTGATCGGAACGATGGTCGACCGCGTCCGCACCGGACTTGGCGCGCACCGGCGCTGGATGCTGATCGCGCTCATACCCCTGGCGCTGCTGCTCTTGGCGCTGGTGACCGTCGGCGACCGGCTTCCGTTCGCGGCGCTTTTCCTGATGATGATCTTCTTTTATTCGAGCTACAGCCTCTACGAAGTCGCGCAGCTTTCTTGGGGTTCGGCGCTTGTGCGATCTCCGGCGGACAGCGCGCTCCTTTATGGAATGCGCGACTGGTTCGCGAAGATCGCGCTGATCCTTGCCTTTGCCGCGCCCGCTGCGGCACAGCTTCTGATCCCAGGGATCAGCTTGCAGGGGCGGATCATGGCCTACGCCAGCCTGTTCCTGCTGATGGTGCCGATCGCGCTTTTTGCGATCCGCCGCGTTCCGGCGCGTGCGGTGGTGGCCGAGCCTGGCATCGGCTGGCGGCACGAGATTCGCGCGTCGCTGTCCTTCCCGCCGCTGATGCTGTTGTTCGGGGTGCAGTTCCTCAACAGCTTTGCCTTTGGGTCGCTGACCTCGCTGTTCGTCTTCTTCGCCGCTGCGGTGCTCGATCTCGATGGACAGAGTGCGGTGCTGCTCTTCGCAAGCTTCATTGGTGGGGCGCTGGCCTCGCCGATCTGGACGCTGCTTGCGCGCCGCTTCGGCAAGCCGCCGATGATGATGGCCATGGGGCTGCTGATTTCGGGCCTGCTCGTCACGACCCTTGCGCAGGAACCGCGCGGGCTGGCGCAGGCCGTCGGCTTTTCGCTGATGCTCGGGACGGGCTTTGTCGGGCTGCTCTTTACTTACTCGATGCTTGCCGACCTGATCCCGCAAGATGCCGGGCGCTGCGGTCGCAATCGGTCGGCTTTCCTCTTTGCGCTGCTCAATCTGATGCAGAAGTTCGGGGTCGCCGCCGCGATTGCGGTCAGCTATCTTCTGCTCGACGTCGTCGGCTTCGATCCCAAGAATGGAGCGGCGGCTGCGCGCGAACTGCACTTGATCTTCGCGCTGCAGCCGACGGCGAGCTGGATCGTCATGGTAGGCCTGCTTATTCTCATGCAGCGCGAACTCGCCCGTGCGCCAGAGCCCGCACTTGCAATCGCCGCACGGCCCAAGTAA
- the secE gene encoding preprotein translocase subunit SecE, protein MAKTSPAEFINQVRTEARKIVWPTSRETVQTTIMVLIMTTILSLFFFGVDTVFNAIVSWLTSLAR, encoded by the coding sequence ATGGCGAAGACCAGCCCGGCTGAGTTCATCAATCAGGTGCGTACCGAAGCCCGCAAGATCGTGTGGCCGACGAGCCGCGAAACGGTGCAGACGACGATCATGGTGCTCATCATGACGACGATCCTCTCGCTGTTCTTCTTTGGCGTCGACACGGTTTTCAACGCGATCGTCAGCTGGCTGACGTCGCTCGCGCGCTAA
- the nusG gene encoding transcription termination/antitermination protein NusG has protein sequence MARWYIIHAYSGFENKVRDSVLSEAERMGLTDFVEAVEVPVETVTEVKRGKKVQAERKFFPGYVLAKLTMTDDVYHLVKNTPKVTGFLGSMGKPQAISEAEAARILNSKEEAAARPKQEIRVDYEIGDQVKVLDGPFASFNGLVEELDFEKARVKVSVSIFGRATPVELDFEQVERFK, from the coding sequence ATGGCGCGCTGGTACATCATTCACGCCTATTCGGGTTTCGAGAACAAGGTTCGCGATTCGGTGCTTTCCGAAGCCGAGCGCATGGGCCTCACCGATTTCGTCGAAGCGGTCGAAGTGCCGGTCGAAACCGTCACCGAGGTGAAGCGCGGCAAGAAGGTCCAGGCCGAGCGCAAATTCTTCCCGGGCTATGTTCTCGCCAAGCTGACGATGACCGACGATGTCTATCACCTCGTGAAGAACACGCCGAAGGTCACCGGCTTCCTCGGCTCGATGGGCAAGCCGCAGGCGATCAGCGAAGCCGAAGCCGCGCGCATCCTGAACAGCAAGGAAGAGGCTGCGGCCCGTCCGAAGCAGGAAATCCGCGTCGACTACGAAATCGGCGATCAGGTCAAGGTGCTCGACGGTCCCTTCGCCAGCTTCAACGGGCTGGTCGAGGAACTCGATTTCGAAAAGGCGCGCGTCAAGGTGTCGGTGTCGATCTTCGGTCGCGCCACCCCGGTCGAGCTCGACTTCGAACAGGTCGAACGCTTCAAATAA
- a CDS encoding acyl-CoA thioesterase II: MSLTPEEMQARAAHAREIYASVDRERLVRHIVHLFDLEAADEPDEFTYPAFTKPRRQRIFGGQVIAQAMVAAARTVDLGKSVHSLHAYFLRGGDEAKPLHFRVHRDFDGRSFANRRVVVRQDGKVIFNLTASFQAPEKGLSHQIPMTGILPPEECWDFADFIAVDPKISDRRIEHMARMHPFEVRAVRPPPSEKATMQYEWFRISSPVGDDPLIHRALLAYASDMGLLSTTLLPHGMTWDTPGLFSTSLDHAMWFHDDIRVDEWFVYVMDSDWSGGGRGINRGRIYRRDGTLIASAVQEGLIRYDPSAE, encoded by the coding sequence ATGAGCCTCACTCCCGAAGAGATGCAGGCTCGTGCCGCCCATGCGCGCGAAATCTACGCCAGCGTCGATCGCGAGCGGCTCGTCCGGCATATCGTCCATCTCTTCGATCTCGAAGCGGCGGACGAGCCCGACGAATTTACCTATCCCGCTTTCACCAAGCCGCGTCGCCAGCGCATTTTCGGCGGACAGGTGATCGCGCAGGCGATGGTCGCCGCAGCGCGCACCGTCGATCTCGGCAAGAGCGTCCATTCGCTTCACGCCTATTTCCTGCGTGGCGGCGACGAGGCAAAGCCGCTGCATTTCCGCGTCCATCGCGACTTCGACGGCCGCAGCTTTGCGAACCGGCGCGTCGTCGTGCGACAGGACGGCAAGGTGATCTTCAACCTCACCGCCTCGTTCCAGGCGCCTGAAAAGGGCCTGTCGCATCAGATCCCGATGACGGGCATCCTGCCGCCCGAGGAATGCTGGGACTTTGCCGACTTCATCGCGGTCGATCCCAAGATCAGCGACCGGCGCATCGAGCATATGGCGCGCATGCATCCGTTCGAGGTTCGTGCGGTCCGCCCGCCGCCGTCCGAAAAGGCGACGATGCAATATGAATGGTTCCGCATCTCCTCGCCCGTCGGCGACGACCCGCTGATCCACCGCGCGCTGCTTGCCTATGCATCGGACATGGGGCTGCTCTCGACGACGCTGCTGCCGCACGGGATGACCTGGGACACGCCCGGCCTGTTCTCGACCAGCCTCGACCATGCGATGTGGTTCCACGACGACATCCGCGTCGACGAATGGTTCGTATATGTCATGGACAGCGACTGGAGCGGCGGCGGACGCGGGATCAACCGCGGCCGCATCTATCGCCGCGACGGCACGCTGATCGCCTCGGCGGTGCAGGAAGGGCTGATCCGCTACGACCCGTCGGCGGAATAG
- the rplK gene encoding 50S ribosomal protein L11, producing the protein MAKKISGYIKLQVPAGTANPSPPLGPALGQRGVNIMEFCKAFNAATDGMEKGTPTPTIITVFADKSFSFVTKTPPATYLIKKAANLKSGSKEPGKISGGKIARSKLAEIAEIKMKDLNANDIEQATKIIEGSARSMGLEVTEG; encoded by the coding sequence ATGGCTAAGAAGATTAGCGGCTACATCAAGCTGCAGGTGCCCGCCGGCACCGCCAACCCCTCGCCGCCGCTCGGGCCGGCACTGGGTCAGCGCGGCGTGAACATCATGGAATTCTGCAAGGCGTTCAACGCCGCGACCGACGGCATGGAAAAGGGTACGCCTACCCCGACCATCATCACCGTGTTCGCCGACAAGAGCTTTTCGTTCGTCACGAAAACGCCGCCGGCAACCTATCTGATCAAGAAGGCCGCGAACCTCAAGTCGGGTTCGAAGGAGCCGGGCAAGATCAGCGGTGGTAAGATCGCACGTTCGAAGCTCGCCGAAATCGCCGAGATCAAGATGAAGGATCTCAACGCGAACGACATCGAACAGGCAACGAAGATCATCGAGGGCAGCGCCCGCTCGATGGGCCTCGAAGTGACGGAGGGCTGA
- the rplA gene encoding 50S ribosomal protein L1 yields the protein MAKLTKKQKALEGKVDALKLHTVDEALKTVRELASAKFDETLEIAMNLGVDPRHADQMVRGVVTLPAGTGKDVKVAVFARGDNADKALAAGADKVGAEDLMEDMLAGNLDYGRVIATPDMMGIVGRLGKTLGPKGLMPNPKLGTVTPNVAEAVKAAKGGQIEFRVEKVGIIHAGLGKLSFGEEKLRQNFDAFVDAIVKAKPAGAKGKYVRKIALSSSMGPGVKVDTADVTGA from the coding sequence ATGGCAAAGCTGACCAAGAAGCAGAAGGCCCTCGAGGGCAAGGTTGATGCGCTGAAGCTGCACACCGTCGACGAAGCGCTGAAGACCGTTCGCGAACTGGCCTCGGCCAAGTTCGACGAAACGCTCGAAATCGCGATGAACCTCGGCGTCGATCCGCGCCACGCCGACCAGATGGTCCGCGGCGTCGTGACGCTGCCCGCCGGTACCGGCAAGGACGTCAAGGTTGCCGTGTTCGCACGCGGCGACAACGCCGACAAGGCGCTGGCTGCTGGCGCCGACAAGGTCGGTGCCGAAGACCTGATGGAAGACATGCTCGCGGGTAACCTCGACTATGGCCGCGTCATCGCGACGCCGGACATGATGGGCATCGTCGGCCGCCTCGGTAAGACGCTGGGTCCGAAGGGCCTGATGCCGAACCCGAAGCTGGGCACCGTGACCCCGAACGTCGCCGAAGCCGTGAAGGCCGCCAAGGGCGGTCAGATCGAATTCCGCGTCGAAAAGGTCGGTATCATCCACGCTGGCCTCGGCAAGCTGTCGTTCGGCGAGGAAAAGCTTCGCCAGAACTTCGACGCTTTCGTCGATGCGATCGTCAAGGCCAAGCCGGCCGGCGCGAAGGGCAAATATGTCCGCAAGATCGCGCTGTCGTCGTCGATGGGTCCGGGTGTGAAGGTCGATACGGCCGACGTCACCGGCGCCTGA
- a CDS encoding heme exporter protein CcmB, whose amino-acid sequence MTALIALFWRDLRRAWGSGALWLPVLFFLLVATAFPFAVGPDAPLLRRAGGGMVWVAALLAALLPIDRLIRPDKDMGVLDQLAVRGFADEVIAAVKIVAHAIGFGLPLMIALFPASALLAQDASRVALLATGIAIAIPALASLAVLSASLTANHKGGSAIGGLLVLPLAVPMLIFGAGMLDPSGRGAVKLLAATSLLLTVIGPFAAGAALRGLRE is encoded by the coding sequence ATGACCGCACTCATTGCCCTTTTCTGGCGCGACCTCAGGCGCGCTTGGGGCAGCGGGGCGCTGTGGTTGCCGGTGCTCTTCTTCCTGCTCGTCGCGACCGCCTTCCCGTTCGCCGTGGGTCCCGACGCACCGTTGCTGCGCCGCGCCGGTGGCGGGATGGTGTGGGTCGCCGCGCTGCTCGCGGCGCTCCTGCCGATCGACCGGCTGATCCGCCCTGACAAGGATATGGGCGTCCTCGACCAGCTTGCGGTGCGCGGTTTTGCCGACGAGGTGATCGCAGCCGTGAAAATCGTCGCGCACGCGATCGGTTTCGGCTTGCCGCTCATGATCGCCCTCTTCCCTGCCTCGGCTCTGCTGGCGCAAGACGCGTCGCGTGTCGCACTGCTTGCGACGGGGATCGCAATCGCCATTCCGGCGCTCGCGTCGCTTGCCGTCCTGAGCGCCTCGTTGACCGCGAACCACAAGGGCGGCAGCGCGATCGGCGGCCTGCTGGTCCTTCCCCTCGCGGTGCCGATGCTGATTTTCGGCGCCGGCATGCTGGACCCGTCGGGGCGCGGTGCGGTGAAGCTGCTGGCGGCGACGAGCCTGCTGCTGACGGTCATCGGGCCGTTTGCCGCGGGAGCGGCGCTGCGGGGTCTTCGCGAATGA
- the ccmA gene encoding heme ABC exporter ATP-binding protein CcmA, with translation MTELLRLDSVACIRGDRLLFENLSLVLKRGDALWLRGPNGAGKSSLIRLAAGLLRPAAGTVLRRERVALIDEAAALDAELPLRRALDFWARVDTVDGHSVDRAMDEMALAPLAEVPVAMLSTGQRKRAAMVRVIASGAPIWLLDEPANGMDDAAQARLVAAVAKHRANGGAVLLASHFALGVPDLIELNMGALA, from the coding sequence GTGACCGAATTGCTGCGGCTGGACAGCGTGGCGTGCATTCGCGGCGACCGGTTGCTGTTCGAGAATTTGTCGCTGGTGCTGAAGCGCGGCGACGCGCTGTGGCTGCGCGGTCCCAATGGCGCGGGCAAGTCGAGCCTGATCCGCCTTGCCGCCGGACTGCTGCGCCCAGCGGCGGGGACCGTCCTGCGCCGCGAACGCGTCGCGCTGATCGACGAGGCGGCGGCGCTCGACGCCGAACTGCCGCTCCGCCGCGCACTCGATTTCTGGGCGCGCGTCGACACCGTCGATGGCCATAGCGTCGACCGCGCGATGGACGAGATGGCGCTGGCGCCGCTCGCCGAGGTACCGGTTGCAATGCTGTCGACCGGTCAGCGCAAACGCGCCGCGATGGTGCGCGTCATCGCCAGCGGCGCACCGATCTGGCTGCTCGACGAACCCGCGAACGGCATGGATGACGCGGCGCAGGCCCGGCTTGTCGCGGCGGTAGCAAAACACCGCGCGAATGGCGGCGCCGTTCTCCTCGCGTCGCATTTCGCGCTCGGGGTACCGGACCTCATCGAACTCAATATGGGGGCGCTCGCATGA
- a CDS encoding metallopeptidase family protein, which translates to MSDKPALPDLPAGWTGGPPDADALFAMAEAALATMPAVFAPHIEDVVISIEEFADDEMLASLDIEHPYDLTGLYEGRPLTERSIGESGGMPDRVTLYRIPILVEWIETGERLDTLVRHVLIHEIGHHFGFSDDDMHALEDMA; encoded by the coding sequence ATGAGCGACAAGCCTGCCCTTCCCGATTTGCCCGCCGGCTGGACCGGCGGCCCGCCCGACGCCGATGCGCTGTTCGCAATGGCCGAGGCAGCGCTGGCAACGATGCCGGCGGTCTTTGCGCCACATATCGAGGATGTGGTGATTTCGATCGAGGAATTTGCCGACGACGAGATGCTGGCCTCGCTCGATATCGAGCATCCCTATGACCTCACCGGCCTGTACGAGGGCCGCCCGCTGACCGAGCGCAGCATCGGCGAAAGTGGCGGCATGCCCGATCGCGTCACGCTCTATCGCATCCCGATCCTCGTCGAATGGATCGAGACCGGCGAGCGGCTCGACACGCTGGTGCGCCATGTGCTGATCCACGAGATCGGGCATCATTTCGGCTTTTCGGACGACGACATGCACGCGCTGGAAGATATGGCGTGA
- a CDS encoding 4a-hydroxytetrahydrobiopterin dehydratase — translation MVQKLDEDARTALLARFPEWAHEPVRDAITRQFKFDDFAQAFGFMASVAIIAEKMDHHPEWSNVYNRVDILLTTHDADGLSERDAKLAEAIEALV, via the coding sequence ATGGTCCAGAAACTCGACGAAGACGCCCGCACCGCGCTGCTCGCCCGTTTTCCCGAATGGGCCCACGAACCGGTGCGCGACGCGATCACCCGCCAGTTCAAATTCGATGATTTCGCGCAGGCGTTCGGCTTTATGGCGAGCGTGGCGATCATCGCCGAAAAGATGGACCATCATCCCGAATGGTCGAACGTCTATAATCGCGTCGATATTTTGCTGACGACGCACGATGCCGACGGATTGTCGGAGCGCGACGCGAAACTCGCCGAGGCGATCGAGGCGCTGGTCTGA
- a CDS encoding amino acid permease — MTDSLFRRKPIVPERREGEQALARTLGWPHLIALGVGAIVGTGILTLIGVGADKAGPAVILSFGIAGLICACAALAYAEMATMIPASGSAYTYSYVVIGELLAWIVGWSLILEYSLVVSAVAVGWSGYAAPLLEAWAGFPMALMQGPELGGIVNLPAIAIIAVVAGLLLVGTRESATLNAVLVLVKIVALVVFVAVALPAFNAANLEPFSPYGFPKHIGPDGVERGVMAAAAIIFFAFYGFDAIATAAEEAKNPDRDLKIGIVGSMFACVVIYIGVAVAAVGAVAYTRFANSPEPLALILRELGSPLAAQYLAVSAIIALPTVILAFFYGQSRIFFTMARDGLLPASLAKLSSRGTPVRITIFTALVVAVLAGFIPLGELAALANAGTLAAFTAVSICMLIMRRRAPDAPRTFRTPLPWVVGGIAVLGCIYLFFSLPMQTQLWFLVWNVGGLGVYFLYARRNAVVG; from the coding sequence ATGACCGACAGCCTGTTTCGCCGCAAACCGATCGTTCCGGAACGGCGGGAGGGTGAGCAGGCACTCGCGCGGACGCTCGGCTGGCCGCACCTGATTGCGCTTGGCGTCGGGGCGATCGTCGGAACCGGCATCCTCACGCTGATCGGTGTCGGCGCCGACAAGGCTGGCCCCGCGGTCATCCTCTCCTTCGGCATTGCGGGCCTGATCTGCGCCTGCGCCGCACTCGCCTATGCCGAAATGGCGACGATGATCCCAGCCTCGGGCAGCGCCTATACCTATAGCTATGTCGTGATCGGCGAGTTGCTTGCGTGGATCGTCGGGTGGAGCCTGATCCTCGAATATTCGCTGGTGGTCAGCGCGGTCGCGGTTGGCTGGTCTGGCTACGCCGCGCCCTTGCTGGAAGCCTGGGCGGGCTTCCCGATGGCATTGATGCAGGGGCCGGAACTGGGCGGCATCGTCAACCTTCCGGCGATCGCCATCATCGCCGTCGTCGCGGGCCTGTTGCTCGTCGGTACGCGCGAAAGTGCGACGCTCAATGCGGTCCTTGTGCTGGTGAAGATCGTCGCGCTGGTCGTGTTCGTCGCGGTCGCGCTCCCGGCGTTCAACGCCGCTAATCTCGAACCCTTCAGCCCCTATGGCTTCCCCAAGCATATCGGGCCCGACGGCGTCGAGCGCGGCGTGATGGCGGCAGCGGCGATCATCTTTTTCGCCTTTTATGGCTTCGATGCGATTGCGACCGCGGCCGAGGAGGCGAAGAACCCCGACCGCGACCTGAAGATCGGGATTGTCGGGTCGATGTTCGCGTGCGTCGTCATCTATATCGGGGTTGCCGTCGCGGCGGTCGGGGCGGTCGCTTACACCCGTTTCGCCAACAGCCCCGAGCCGCTGGCGCTGATCCTGCGCGAACTCGGCAGCCCGCTTGCGGCGCAATATCTTGCTGTATCGGCGATCATCGCGCTGCCGACGGTGATCCTCGCATTCTTCTATGGCCAGAGCCGCATCTTCTTCACCATGGCGCGTGACGGGTTGTTGCCCGCGAGCCTTGCCAAGCTGTCATCGCGCGGGACGCCGGTGCGGATCACCATCTTTACCGCGCTGGTCGTCGCGGTGCTTGCGGGCTTCATCCCACTCGGCGAACTCGCGGCGCTTGCCAACGCCGGAACGCTGGCGGCGTTCACGGCGGTGTCGATCTGCATGCTGATCATGCGTCGCCGCGCGCCCGATGCGCCGCGCACTTTCCGCACGCCCTTGCCGTGGGTGGTCGGTGGGATCGCGGTGCTCGGCTGCATCTATCTTTTCTTCAGCCTGCCGATGCAGACCCAACTCTGGTTCCTGGTCTGGAACGTTGGCGGGCTCGGCGTCTATTTCCTCTACGCCCGCCGGAACGCCGTCGTCGGCTGA
- a CDS encoding helix-turn-helix transcriptional regulator, with product MAIVVKLDDLLHAKRMTLTDLSDRIGITLANLSILKTGKAKAIRFSTLEAICTELECQPGDLLTFEADS from the coding sequence ATGGCGATCGTCGTAAAGCTGGACGACCTGCTTCACGCAAAGCGGATGACGCTGACCGACCTCTCCGACCGCATCGGCATCACGCTCGCCAATCTGTCGATCCTCAAAACGGGCAAGGCAAAGGCGATCCGTTTCTCGACGCTCGAGGCGATCTGCACCGAGCTGGAATGCCAGCCCGGCGACTTGCTGACCTTCGAAGCCGATAGCTGA
- a CDS encoding DUF2975 domain-containing protein: MPTNHSTLLGVTRGLLWLMLALVAVALLVIVASSGALVVMWPDIAAEAKNNSVFIDVDTMRPQLFALFGILAAILAAAVYILRQLQALVTSAAGDPFIPTNALRLRRIGWALVATQLLAFPLGWVASNIAVSTSTFANMGGLDLQGLLAILLAFVLAAVFERGAAMRDELEGTV, from the coding sequence ATGCCTACCAATCATTCGACCTTGCTGGGCGTAACCCGCGGCCTGCTCTGGCTGATGCTGGCGCTGGTCGCGGTCGCCCTTTTGGTCATCGTCGCGTCAAGCGGCGCGCTGGTCGTGATGTGGCCCGACATCGCGGCAGAGGCGAAGAACAACAGCGTCTTCATCGACGTCGACACGATGCGCCCGCAACTCTTTGCGCTATTCGGAATCCTCGCAGCCATACTTGCGGCCGCCGTCTACATTCTGCGTCAACTACAGGCACTCGTTACGAGCGCGGCGGGCGACCCCTTCATTCCTACCAACGCCCTCCGCCTTCGCCGCATCGGCTGGGCGCTCGTCGCAACGCAGCTTCTCGCCTTCCCGCTCGGCTGGGTGGCCAGCAACATCGCGGTATCGACCAGCACGTTCGCCAACATGGGCGGCCTCGACCTGCAGGGCCTCCTCGCGATCCTGCTCGCCTTCGTCCTTGCAGCGGTCTTTGAACGCGGCGCGGCGATGCGCGACGAGCTGGAAGGGACCGTCTGA
- a CDS encoding DUF2218 domain-containing protein: protein MVSVIANTPTAHASKYLQQLCKHWQHNLAVEFTPEHGTVTFPKDARGATWAGDALVTFDAGTDALSVRIDASSDEHVEAMKGVVARHLDRFAFREAPLAFDWQAA, encoded by the coding sequence ATGGTGAGCGTGATCGCAAATACGCCCACGGCGCACGCGAGCAAATATCTCCAGCAGCTCTGCAAACACTGGCAGCATAACCTTGCCGTCGAGTTCACCCCCGAACATGGCACCGTGACCTTCCCCAAGGATGCGCGTGGCGCCACCTGGGCAGGCGACGCGCTCGTGACATTCGACGCGGGCACCGACGCATTGTCGGTCCGCATCGACGCCAGCAGCGACGAGCATGTCGAGGCGATGAAGGGCGTCGTCGCAAGGCACCTGGACCGCTTTGCCTTTCGCGAAGCGCCGTTGGCATTCGATTGGCAGGCGGCCTGA
- a CDS encoding PadR family transcriptional regulator, translating to MHRGGRGFGHGFGHGFGGGRRGGGGRGERGERRRMFDGGELRLVLLKLIADEPRHGYDLIRHIEELTGGSYAPSPGVIYPTLTMLDDMGLIEAQQSDSAKKLFAITDAGRTELESNSEIVEAALARLTAVGEETQRTDSASVRRAMGNLRQVLMNRLGDRDLDSDTLHDIVALIDEAAQKIERL from the coding sequence ATGCATCGCGGTGGTCGCGGGTTCGGACATGGCTTTGGCCACGGTTTCGGCGGTGGCCGTCGCGGCGGCGGCGGCCGAGGCGAGCGCGGTGAACGCCGGCGGATGTTCGACGGCGGCGAGCTGCGGCTCGTACTGCTCAAGCTGATCGCCGACGAACCACGCCACGGCTACGACCTGATCCGCCATATCGAGGAATTGACCGGCGGTAGCTATGCGCCGAGCCCCGGGGTTATCTATCCGACCCTGACGATGCTCGACGACATGGGCCTGATCGAAGCGCAGCAGAGCGACAGCGCGAAAAAGCTGTTCGCGATCACCGACGCCGGCCGTACCGAACTCGAATCCAATAGCGAGATCGTCGAGGCCGCTCTCGCCCGCCTGACCGCGGTGGGCGAAGAAACGCAGCGCACGGACTCGGCGTCGGTCCGCCGCGCGATGGGCAATCTGCGGCAGGTTCTGATGAACCGGCTAGGCGACCGCGATCTCGATAGTGACACACTGCACGATATCGTCGCGCTGATCGACGAGGCCGCGCAAAAGATCGAGCGCCTGTGA
- the rplJ gene encoding 50S ribosomal protein L10, which yields MDRTEKAEAVSSLNATLASAASVVVVRNLGMTVAQSTVLRQQMRDAGADFRVTKNRLAKIALDGTSYTGIGELLTGPTALATSTDPVSAAKIAVEFAKTNDKLEIVGGGMGDVVLDVDGVKALASLPSLDELRAKIIGLVQAPATKVAQIAAAPAGQLARVFGAYAAKEAA from the coding sequence ATGGATCGTACGGAAAAGGCCGAAGCCGTATCCTCGCTGAACGCTACGCTGGCATCAGCTGCCTCGGTTGTGGTCGTCCGCAACCTCGGCATGACCGTCGCTCAGTCGACGGTGCTGCGCCAGCAAATGCGCGATGCAGGGGCCGACTTTCGCGTCACGAAGAACCGTCTTGCCAAAATCGCGCTCGATGGCACGTCCTACACCGGTATCGGCGAACTGCTGACCGGTCCCACGGCCCTCGCGACCTCGACCGATCCGGTCTCGGCTGCGAAGATCGCCGTGGAATTTGCCAAGACCAACGACAAGCTTGAAATCGTTGGTGGCGGCATGGGCGACGTGGTCCTCGACGTAGATGGCGTCAAAGCGCTTGCTTCGCTTCCCTCGCTCGACGAGCTCCGCGCCAAGATCATCGGTCTGGTGCAGGCTCCGGCCACCAAGGTTGCGCAGATTGCCGCAGCCCCGGCGGGCCAGTTGGCGCGGGTTTTTGGCGCATATGCCGCCAAAGAAGCAGCGTGA